One segment of Drosophila ananassae strain 14024-0371.13 chromosome 3R, ASM1763931v2, whole genome shotgun sequence DNA contains the following:
- the LOC6497162 gene encoding uncharacterized protein LOC6497162: MSKRGARLMAYVSAEEQLLDIYSPLAGDEVEAIVDQSAGTETVPGADVGAAHVENAESNLDSSLPSEDVQFREHDQNLDPAVDSMLHVISNDSDIRSLISSDDFGSGSGFKGWDEHQSCTSNISDGAHYIYGLCRRMLSAEEAMATSTANWERTPEKRSLSCHDVQINDSPEDPISLLHAVAHNPSVLLTNGGVDQFVLVPHGNEDDDELQPVEEPCVIYETVDGENMVMLAEEHCCEILVATQGVANEQEFARAILMAGNGGGTLLGLLPDERNPNQRLNGAYIEEVIGGLGEDEARLTDGNNVYLSDAALRQPLIHSEIVEDEANEENENASFVDDTPMEEERPDICQVYDHELEDHDEDEDCVMEQQTPVQPIMITELEEEEQPLQSQPAHRMTREHSSPTEFPVSSSSMPNGSYNYDYDDDLMEGHVPSKVAPLKRKCPQLMKNTLYAEAMDRRLASICQAQPQMSPAEKVYSWETAATEECSPVEDVENFQAAFEEHEAVKAPTQQHNFLEFREMLTRDLDKVTRDIMEAFESAEDEPQDRVVQRRLLHVLPTEETIVLDDDEDDCYEVVDMNNASVTTLVPEKDDTEEEMQDHPVADVKTIETQTLPETQNTKKTSTTDLKKFSPETPADTSPPTPGLVANASQSPATPREILDSTDTTSGDLVGAGDRQLANRVLDVMRHQAQHQFMGPQQNQMYPYQETTSEPSETPMQMDLNRGPQFASPNDAMFYEQQEFCNYLGLTELATANAVATAMRELANSTIARRSLRVRPQQQLDRMRSDVRGKRRGKERERDRQQGNDKNKPVNTSSDGSTDKDENFASQAPLPANEGDVSLESVCEATTEPSDQLQPVLPAKDVSLADQMQGDGSDARKELREKLKTPVEEEPNTNDKEPNKMKWINTDISTMMQDLQRKKLEEHRAKSVEAAFAKVYEAAAPAQSKVLECMQQRLRQARENKPSIFIIQATHNAPSQTHTPTPTQTSHMSSSPAHLIEACGDVCAPHPSAIVSSSKKQTHFKPQPEKPAANPLKGATIAANTKTAKIPKHRKTHGAPKQETPRVPKRRRTTVAAPLSGKQPRVRDLVTRSTTHLNSKLLRNRKVNLLKSYALTDEVSQNRSKRLSGGTTQSAKKVPTSKTARSGLKRTEPAEKTLPEQHRLQQQQVPPNTPRRSKAIKPSTTPTSTSTNAPIIPVKRTKRLRTKSLPATFENAPANHVAAAPAATQSPKVVPKIPSDEHKAAERESTPELAYAQPVLIYPPTPQPAPLNSKFGGERRVRQNAGIAAHPIPETNLQYTPPGGLLRLNEGSSQLPNPLNPLHGLVLYMYYELEQLIVVQESCISFWKFSKVFNVLHRPRNSASPLGGIPEEQPTKEKDLEVELTPRWMNLGRVRRTTTDIEIEAPFGSRMCVHNSTPVYLEMRCRPLEQHKREVKMTALHVNVYYFCEEELRPRMHSVHLDSVKCEPSNVIYTSIAESRYFVMAWQQEIVMGKPRSGICKYSLTPTLDTLASIRGFKQLRHELYHIECLSEDRLIGYGYSRITVWDHRSGDTLMNYDLGRPLGRCLAAMHYPSLDVDQSSMLVLYQLMQEPSSQAQIHVIACELSHATPSHRLLHVHCLPSPQFETPLESVMTGDHLIIKSASNDEAWISSVDPRQLTYLAPQADGVQRFYVRHKSQVIEMSPKSLMVDSIANHMLKLALQQQQKQHQQMVAPITEPSRPSCVAAMPV; encoded by the exons ATGTCGAAGCGAGGAGCGCGGCTCATGGCCTACGTCTCGGCCGAGGAACAACTGCTGGACATCTACTCACCGTTGGCAGGAGACGAGGTGGAAGCCATTGTGGATCAAAGCGCCGGAACAGAGACAGTACCTGGAGCGGACGTTGGAGCAGCCCATGTTGAGAATGCAGAGTCGAACTTGGACAGTAGCTTGCCCAGCGAGGACGTGCAGTTTCGTGAACATGACCAGAATCTGGATCCAGCAGTGGACAGCATGCTGCACGTGATCTCCAACGACTCGGACATACGTAGTCTGATCTCGAGCGATGATTTCGGTAGTGGCAGCGGGTTCAAGGGCTGGGACGAACACCAGTCGTGTACGAGCAACATATCCGACGGAGCGCACTATATTTATGGACTGTGCCGCCGCATGTTATCAGCCGAGGAGGCAATGGCGACGTCCACCGCCAATTGGGAGCGTACTCCAGAGAAACGCTCGCTAAGCTGCCATGATGTACAGATTAATG ACTCGCCTGAAGATCCTATTTCGTTGCTGCACGCTGTCGCCCACAATCCCAGTGTCCTGCTCACCAACGGAGGCGTCGACCAATTCGTTTTGGTTCCCCACGGAAACGAGGACGACGACGAGCTGCAGCCGGTCGAGGAACCATGCGTTATCTACGAAACGGTCGATGGCGAGAACATGGTCATGCTAGCGGAAGAGCATTGCTGTGAGATCCTCGTCGCCACGCAAGGAGTGGCTAACGAACAGGAGTTCGCTAGGGCCATACTGATGGCCGGCAATGGAGGTGGAACGCTTCTGGGTCTGCTGCCCGACGAAAGGAATCCGAATCAGCGTCTCAACGGGGCATACATTGAGGAGGTGATTGGTGGTCTCGGAGAGGACGAGGCACGATTGACGGACGGAAACAATGTCTACCTGAGCGATGCCGCTCTCAGGCAGCCACTGATACACTCCGAAATAGTGGAGGACGAGGCGAACGAGGAGAACGAAAACGCCAGCTTTGTGGACGACACGCCAATGGAGGAAGAACGTCCCGACATCTGCCAGGTATACGATCATGAACTAGAGGACCACGACGAAGACGAAGACTGTGTCATGGAGCAGCAGACGCCTGTGCAACCCATTATGATCAcggagctggaggaggaggagcaacCCCTACAGAGTCAACCTGCCCACAGGATGACCCGCGAGCATAGCAGCCCCACAGAGTTTCCAGTCAGCTCCTCGTCCATGCCGAACGGCAGCTATAACTATGACTACGATGACGATCTGATGGAAGGGCATGTCCCGTCGAAGGTGGCGCCATTGAAGCGAAAGTGCCCCCAACTGATGAAGAACACACTGTACGCGGAGGCCATGGACCGGAGGCTAGCCAGTATCTGTCAGGCGCAGCCCCAGATGAGTCCAGCGGAGAAAGTGTATAGCTGGGAGACGGCTGCCACGGAAGAGTGCTCGCCCGTCGAGGATGTGGAGAATTTCCAGGCTGCCTTTGAAGAGCACGAGGCTGTGAAGGCCCCGACCCAACAGCACAACTTTCTCGAATTCCGGGAGATGCTAACTCGCGACCTAGACAAAGTCACCCGCGATATTATGGAGGCGTTCGAGTCGGCGGAGGACGAGCCGCAGGACCGGGTGGTGCAGAGGCGTCTCTTGCACGTTCTGCCCACTGAAGAGACCATTGTGCTGGACGACGATGAGGACGATTGCTACGAAGTAGTTGACATGAATAACGCCTCTGTGACCACTTTGGTCCCGGAAAAGGATGACACAGAGGAGGAGATGCAGGATCACCCTGTCGCGGACGTGAAAACCATTGAAACTCAGACTCTTCCGGAGACTCAGAACACCAAAAAAACCTCCACCACAGACCTTAAAAAGTTCTCGCCCGAGACACCCGCAGATACATCCCCACCGACTCCGGGACTAGTGGCTAACGCTTCCCAGTCCCCGGCGACTCCAAGAGAAATCCTAGATTCCACGGATACTACCTCGGGCGACCTTGTGGGTGCAGGGGACCGACAGCTGGCCAACCGGGTCCTAGACGTCATGCGGCATCAAGCTCAACACCAGTTTATGGGACCGCAGCAGAACCAGATGTATCCCTACCAGGAGACGACCAGCGAGCCATCCG AAACGCCCATGCAGATGGACTTGAACCGGGGACCTCAGTTCGCTAGTCCTAACGATGCCATGTTTTACGAGCAGCAGGAGTTCTGCAACTACCTGGGTCTCACCGAGCTGGCAACGGCCAACGCGGTGGCCACAGCTATGCGGGAGCTGGCCAACAGCACCATTGCTCGTCGCTCGCTTCGAGTGCGTCCCCAGCAGCAGCTGGACAGGATGCGCAGCGATGTGCGTGGAAAACGGCGGGGGaaggagcgggagcgggatCGGCAACAAGGAAACGACAAAAACAAGCCAGTGAACACAAGCAGCGATGGGAGCACCGACAAGGACGAGAACTTCGCGTCCCAAGCGCCGCTTCCGGCTAATGAGGGGGATGTTAGTCTGGAATCAGTTTGCGAAGCGACTACAGAGCCAAGCGATCAGTTACAGCCAGTCCTTCCAGCCAAAGATGTTTCTCTGGCGGATCAGATGCAGGGCGATGGCTCGGATGCCAGGAAGGAGCTGagagaaaagttaaaaacGCCCGTCGAGGAAGAGCCGAACACCAATGACAAGGAACCAAATAAGATGAAATGGATTAACACGGACATATCCACCATGATGCAGGACTTGCAGAGAAAGAAGCTGGAGGAGCATCGGGCTAAGTCTGTGGAGGCAGCCTTCGCAAAGGTTTACGAAGCGGCTGCTCCTGCCCAGTCCAAGGTGCTTGAGTGTATGCAGCAGCGCTTGCGCCAGGCGCGCGAGAACAAACCCTCAATCTTCATCATTCAGGCGACCCACAACGCTCCCTCCCAGACGCATACGCCGACACCCACGCAGACCTCTCACATGTCATCGTCGCCGGCTCACCTAATTGAGGCCTGTGGCGATGTTTGTGCGCCGCATCCCTCCGCGATAGTCTCGTCATCCAAGAAGCAGACCCACTTCAAACCACAACCGGAGAAACCAGCAGCAAACCCATTGAAAGGCGCAACCATTGCTGCGAATACTAAGACAGCGAAAATACCGAAACACAGAAAGACACATGGAGCACCCAAACAGGAGACCCCTAGAGTTCCCAAGCGGCGGCGCACCACTGTGGCAGCTCCCCTCTCGGGGAAACAGCCTCGTGTCCGGGACTTGGTGACTCGCTCTACCACCCACTTGAACTCCAAGCTGCTGCGCAACCGCAAGGTGAACCTTCTCAAGAGCTACGCCCTCACGGATGAAGTGTCCCAGAACCGGAGCAAGCGGTTGAGTGGCGGCACCACGCAAAGCGCCAAGAAGGTGCCAACATCCAAGACTGCAAGGTCGGGCCTAAAGCGGACAGAGCCTGCGGAAAAGACCCTGCCCGAACAGCACCgcctgcagcagcagcaagtgCCGCCCAACACCCCGCGCAGAAGCAAGGCCATCAAGCCGAGCACAACACCCACATCCACTTCCACCAACGCTCCCATCATACCCGTTAAGCGCACCAAACGCTTGCGTACCAAATCCCTACCAGCTACTTTTGAGAATGCCCCTGCTAACCATGTAGCTGCTGCTCCGGCGGCCACTCAGTCACCCAAAGTTGTACCTAAAATTCCTTCGGATGAGCACAAAGCTGCTGAGCGGGAGTCGACCCCCGAGCTAGCTTATGCCCAACCCGTTCTCATCTACCCTCCGACCCCACAACCTGCTCCCTTAAATTCTAAGTTCGGGGGTGAGCGGCGCGTACGCCAGAATGCGGGAATCGCGGCTCATCCTATCCCGGAGACCAACCTCCAATATACTCCGCCAGGCGGACTTCTGCGCCTCAACGAGGGGTCTTCGCAGCTTCCGAATCCCCTCAACCCGTTGCACGGTCTGGTTCTGTACATGTACTATGAGCTGGAGCAGTTGATCGTGGTGCAAGAGAGCTGCATATCCTTTTGGAAGTTCTCGAAGGTCTTCAATGTACTCCATCGTCCCCGGAATTCTGCCTCGCCTCTGGGTGGGATCCCCGAGGAACAACCTACCAAGGAGAAGGATCTAGAGGTGGAACTGACGCCACGGTGGATGAACCTTGGCCGAGTGCGGAGAACTACCACAG ATATTGAGATCGAAGCTCCATTTGGCAGCCGGATGTGTGTGCACAACTCCACGCCCGTGTACTTGGAGATGCGCTGTCGTCCGTTGGAGCAACATAAACGAGAGGTGAAAATGACGGCGCTGCACGTGAAtgtgtattatttttgtgAGGAGGAGTTGCGGCCCCGTATGCATTCCGTGCACTTGGATTCCGTAAAATG CGAACCATCGAACGTGATATACACAAGTATCGCAGAATCGAGATACTTCGTCATGGCCTGGCAGCAGGAGATTGTGATGGGGAAGCCACGCTCCGGCATCTGCAAGTACTCCCTCACCCCAACGCTGGACACACTAGCCTCGATACGGGGGTTCAAGCAGCTGCGCCACGAGCTCTATCACATCGAGTGCCTGTCGGAGGACCGCTTGATTGGCTATGGATACTCCCGAATAACCGTCTGGGATCACCGCAGTGGAGACACACTGATGAACTACGATTTGGGACGTCCGTTGGGCAGGTGCCTGGCAGCGATGCACTATCCCAGCCTTGATGTGGACCAGAGCAGTATGTTGGTGCTCTACCAGCTCATGCAGGAGCCGTCCAGCCAGGCTCAAATTCATGTTATCGCCTGCGAGCTGTCGCATGCCACGCCGTCGCACCGCCTGTTGCATGTCCATTGCCTGCCGTCGCCACAGTTCGAGACGCCCCTGGAGTCTGTGATGACCGGGGATCACCTCATCATAAAGTCTGCGTCCAACGACGAGGCTTGGATTAGCTCCGTCGACCCGCGTCAGCTAACCTATTTGGCGCCCCAGGCTGACGGAGTGCAGCGCTTCTACGTCCGACACAAGTCGCAAGTAATTGAGATGTCGCCAAAGTCGCTCATGGTGGACAGCATTGCGAACCACATGCTTAAGCTAGccctccagcagcagcagaagcagcatcagcagATGGTTGCCCCAATAACTGAGCCTTCGCGGCCCAGTTGTGTTGCAGCTATGCCAGTGTAG
- the LOC6498371 gene encoding ER degradation-enhancing alpha-mannosidase-like protein 3 isoform X1, which yields MSLYAVFPASGPGPGPGPGQRLALTFILGLLILVACVLSTETSMPTQNMSHKERAELREEARDMFYHAYRAYMENAYPADELMPLSCKGRYRGVTPSRGDMDDILGNFSMTLVDSLDTLVLLGDFEEFEHAVKLVIRDVQFDSDIIVSVFETNIRMVGGLLSAHILAEYLQKQADTMHWYKGELLEMSRELGYRLLPAFNTSTGIPHARVNLRLGMKDPQLKKSRETCTACAGTILLEFAALSRLTGDPIFEVRAHAAMDALWKLRHRGSDLMGTVLNVHSGDWVRRDSGVGAGIDSYYEYLFKSYVLLGDDKYLARFNRHYNAVMKYVSEGPMLLDVLMHRPHAKSKNFMDSLLAFWPGLQVLSGDLKPAVQTHEMLYQVMQMHTFIPEAFTVDFQIHWGQHPLRPEFIESTYFLYRATGDHHYLQVGKRALKTLQQYAKVSCGYAAVNDVRTGKHEDRMDSFVLSETIKYLFLLFSDPHDLIINIDEFVFTTEAHLLPLSIAQLGNATFSFRQTEEHNVLDFMRTCPSSNKLFPEKVRKPLRNFITGSCPRTSGGKRLSALDFQASNADHLRAVYDMGITMVSVGDRSQGKVRLFHSFYNAKSHEEGEMGLQFMQEMLELTKMQSMNQLAALQAVAFTTDDKGQDWAALMAGPSHFSPELIGDQFVEGDVVLANPLRACDDRLDNAAEAKGKVLIAERGDCTFVSKARLAQKSGAAAVIVCDNVPGSSGETQPMFAMSGDGNDDVNIPVVFMYSVEFGKLSAIMKRRKSPLRVRVMQMVEFKRWQLAKEQRMNETATATGTSSQKPEKEL from the exons CGCTGACATTCATACTGGGGCTGCTGATCCTGGTGGCCTGTGTCCTGAGCACAGAAACCTCCATGCCCACGCAGAACATGTCCCACAAGGAGAGGGCTGAATTGAG GGAAGAGGCCCGGGATATGTTCTACCATGCTTATCGTGCCTACATGGAGAACGCCTATCCGGCCGACGAACTAATGCCACTGTCCTGTAAAGGACGTTATCGTGGTGTGACGCCATCACGAGGCGACATGGACGACATTCTCGGAAA CTTCTCTATGACCCTGGTGGATTCTTTGGACACGCTTGTCCTTCTAGGCGACTTCGAGGAGTTCGAACATGCCGTAAAGCTGGTCATTCGCGATGTTCAGTTCGACAGCGACATCATCGTGTCGGTTTTCGAGACGAACATCCGGATGGTCGGCGGCCTGTTGTCTGCCCACATTCTGGCCGAGTACTTGCAGAAGCAGGCCGACACCATGCACTGGTACAAGGGCGAACTCTTGGAAATGTCCCGCGAGCTGGGCTATCGCCTCCTTCCTGCGTTCAACACCTCCACGGGAATACCGCACGCCCGAGTCAACCTACGGCTTGGTATGAAGGACCCGCAGCTGAAGAAGTCCCGAGAGACGTGCACTGCGTGTGCGGGTACCATTCTTTTGGAATTCGCCGCCCTGTCCCGCCTCACCGGCGATCCAATTTTTGAGGTGCGTGCTCATGCAGCCATGGATGCGTTGTGGAAACTGCGACACCGCGGCTCCGACCTGATGGGCACCGTGCTCAATGTCCATTCCGGCGACTGGGTGCGCCGCGACTCTGGAGTCGGAGCGGGAATCGATAGCTACTACGAGTACCTCTTCAAGTCGTATGTTCTGCTTGGCGACGACAAGTACCTAGCCCGATTCAACCGCCACTATAACGCCGTGATGAAGTACGTCAGCGAGGGACCCATGTTGCTGGACGTCCTCATGCACCGCCCACATGCCAAGTCCAAGAACTTCATGGACTCGCTCTTGGCATTCTGGCCAGGCTTGCAAGTCCTCTCCGGCGACCTGAAGCCCGCCGTCCAGACGCACGAGATGTTGTATCAA GTTATGCAGATGCACACGTTTATTCCAGAGGCCTTTACCGTAGACTTCCAAATCCATTGGGGCCAGCATCCACTGCGTCCCGAGTTCATCGAGTCCACGTACTTCCTGTACCGGGCCACCGGAGACCATCATTATCTGCAGGTCGGCAAGCGTGCCCTCAAGACCCTCCAGCAGTATGCGAAGGTCTCTTGTGGCTATGCGGCCGTCAATGATGTTCGCACCGGAAAGCACGAGGATCGGATGGATTCTTTTGTCCTTTCCGAGACAATCAAGTACCTGTTTCTGCTCTTCTCTGATCCCCACGATTTGATAATCAACATTGACGAGTTTGTCTTCACAACCGAGGCGCACTTGTTGCCCCTCTCGATCGCCCAGTTGGGGAATGCAACCTTTA GCTTTCGCCAAACAGAAGAGCACAACGTACTCGACTTCATGCGCACCTGCCCCAGTTCCAATAAGCTTTTTCCTGAAAAAGTACGCAAACCATTGCGCAACTTCATTACGGGCTCGTGCCCGCGTACCAGCGGCGGAAAGCGACTTAGTGCCCTGGACTTTCAGGCAAGCAATGCGGATCATCTGCGAGCTGTTTACGACATGGGCATCACCATGGTTTCAGTAGGCGACCGCAGCCAAGGCAAGGTGCGACTGTTTCATAGTTTCTATAAT GCCAAGAGCCATGAGGAAGGCGAAATGGGATTGCAGTTCATGCAGGAGATGCTTGAACTAACCAAGATGCAGAGCATGAACCAGCTGGCGGCATTACAG GCTGTGGCTTTCACTACGGATGATAAGGGCCAGGACTGGGCCGCCCTGATGGCCGGACCATCGCACTTTAGCCCGGAGCTAATTGGCGATCAGTTTGTGGAGGGCGACGTGGTATTGGCCAATCCGCTGCGCGCCTGTGACGACAGGCTGGACAACGCAGCGGAGGCGAAGGGCAAGGTGCTGATCGCCGAACGTGGCGATTGCACTTTCGTGAGCAAAGCGCGTCTAGCCCAGAAGTCGGGGGCAGCGGCGGTAATTGTCTGTGATAACGTCCCGGGATCTTCCGGCGAGACACAGCCCATGTTTGCTATGTCCGGTGACGGGAATGACGATGTCAACATTCCAGTCGTGTTTATGTACAGTGTAGAGTTTGGAAAACTATCGGCAATAATGAAGAGGAGAAAGAGCCCGCTCCGCGTTCGCGTCATGCAGATGGTGGAGTTCAAGCGCTGGCAGCTGGCCAAGGAGCAGCGAATGAATGAGACGGCAACGGCGACGGGGACGTCAAGCCAAAAGCCGGAGAAGGAGTTGTAG
- the LOC6498371 gene encoding ER degradation-enhancing alpha-mannosidase-like protein 3 isoform X2 — protein sequence MSLYAVFPASGPGPGPGPGQRLALTFILGLLILVACVLSTETSMPTQNMSHKERAELREEARDMFYHAYRAYMENAYPADELMPLSCKGRYRGVTPSRGDMDDILGNFSMTLVDSLDTLVLLGDFEEFEHAVKLVIRDVQFDSDIIVSVFETNIRMVGGLLSAHILAEYLQKQADTMHWYKGELLEMSRELGYRLLPAFNTSTGIPHARVNLRLGMKDPQLKKSRETCTACAGTILLEFAALSRLTGDPIFEVRAHAAMDALWKLRHRGSDLMGTVLNVHSGDWVRRDSGVGAGIDSYYEYLFKSYVLLGDDKYLARFNRHYNAVMKYVSEGPMLLDVLMHRPHAKSKNFMDSLLAFWPGLQVLSGDLKPAVQTHEMLYQVMQMHTFIPEAFTVDFQIHWGQHPLRPEFIESTYFLYRATGDHHYLQVGKRALKTLQQYAKVSCGYAAVNDVRTGKHEDRMDSFVLSETIKYLFLLFSDPHDLIINIDEFVFTTEAHLLPLSIAQLGNATFSFRQTEEHNVLDFMRTCPSSNKLFPEKVRKPLRNFITGSCPRTSGGKRLSALDFQASNADHLRAVYDMGITMVSVGDRSQGKAKSHEEGEMGLQFMQEMLELTKMQSMNQLAALQAVAFTTDDKGQDWAALMAGPSHFSPELIGDQFVEGDVVLANPLRACDDRLDNAAEAKGKVLIAERGDCTFVSKARLAQKSGAAAVIVCDNVPGSSGETQPMFAMSGDGNDDVNIPVVFMYSVEFGKLSAIMKRRKSPLRVRVMQMVEFKRWQLAKEQRMNETATATGTSSQKPEKEL from the exons CGCTGACATTCATACTGGGGCTGCTGATCCTGGTGGCCTGTGTCCTGAGCACAGAAACCTCCATGCCCACGCAGAACATGTCCCACAAGGAGAGGGCTGAATTGAG GGAAGAGGCCCGGGATATGTTCTACCATGCTTATCGTGCCTACATGGAGAACGCCTATCCGGCCGACGAACTAATGCCACTGTCCTGTAAAGGACGTTATCGTGGTGTGACGCCATCACGAGGCGACATGGACGACATTCTCGGAAA CTTCTCTATGACCCTGGTGGATTCTTTGGACACGCTTGTCCTTCTAGGCGACTTCGAGGAGTTCGAACATGCCGTAAAGCTGGTCATTCGCGATGTTCAGTTCGACAGCGACATCATCGTGTCGGTTTTCGAGACGAACATCCGGATGGTCGGCGGCCTGTTGTCTGCCCACATTCTGGCCGAGTACTTGCAGAAGCAGGCCGACACCATGCACTGGTACAAGGGCGAACTCTTGGAAATGTCCCGCGAGCTGGGCTATCGCCTCCTTCCTGCGTTCAACACCTCCACGGGAATACCGCACGCCCGAGTCAACCTACGGCTTGGTATGAAGGACCCGCAGCTGAAGAAGTCCCGAGAGACGTGCACTGCGTGTGCGGGTACCATTCTTTTGGAATTCGCCGCCCTGTCCCGCCTCACCGGCGATCCAATTTTTGAGGTGCGTGCTCATGCAGCCATGGATGCGTTGTGGAAACTGCGACACCGCGGCTCCGACCTGATGGGCACCGTGCTCAATGTCCATTCCGGCGACTGGGTGCGCCGCGACTCTGGAGTCGGAGCGGGAATCGATAGCTACTACGAGTACCTCTTCAAGTCGTATGTTCTGCTTGGCGACGACAAGTACCTAGCCCGATTCAACCGCCACTATAACGCCGTGATGAAGTACGTCAGCGAGGGACCCATGTTGCTGGACGTCCTCATGCACCGCCCACATGCCAAGTCCAAGAACTTCATGGACTCGCTCTTGGCATTCTGGCCAGGCTTGCAAGTCCTCTCCGGCGACCTGAAGCCCGCCGTCCAGACGCACGAGATGTTGTATCAA GTTATGCAGATGCACACGTTTATTCCAGAGGCCTTTACCGTAGACTTCCAAATCCATTGGGGCCAGCATCCACTGCGTCCCGAGTTCATCGAGTCCACGTACTTCCTGTACCGGGCCACCGGAGACCATCATTATCTGCAGGTCGGCAAGCGTGCCCTCAAGACCCTCCAGCAGTATGCGAAGGTCTCTTGTGGCTATGCGGCCGTCAATGATGTTCGCACCGGAAAGCACGAGGATCGGATGGATTCTTTTGTCCTTTCCGAGACAATCAAGTACCTGTTTCTGCTCTTCTCTGATCCCCACGATTTGATAATCAACATTGACGAGTTTGTCTTCACAACCGAGGCGCACTTGTTGCCCCTCTCGATCGCCCAGTTGGGGAATGCAACCTTTA GCTTTCGCCAAACAGAAGAGCACAACGTACTCGACTTCATGCGCACCTGCCCCAGTTCCAATAAGCTTTTTCCTGAAAAAGTACGCAAACCATTGCGCAACTTCATTACGGGCTCGTGCCCGCGTACCAGCGGCGGAAAGCGACTTAGTGCCCTGGACTTTCAGGCAAGCAATGCGGATCATCTGCGAGCTGTTTACGACATGGGCATCACCATGGTTTCAGTAGGCGACCGCAGCCAAGGCAAG GCCAAGAGCCATGAGGAAGGCGAAATGGGATTGCAGTTCATGCAGGAGATGCTTGAACTAACCAAGATGCAGAGCATGAACCAGCTGGCGGCATTACAG GCTGTGGCTTTCACTACGGATGATAAGGGCCAGGACTGGGCCGCCCTGATGGCCGGACCATCGCACTTTAGCCCGGAGCTAATTGGCGATCAGTTTGTGGAGGGCGACGTGGTATTGGCCAATCCGCTGCGCGCCTGTGACGACAGGCTGGACAACGCAGCGGAGGCGAAGGGCAAGGTGCTGATCGCCGAACGTGGCGATTGCACTTTCGTGAGCAAAGCGCGTCTAGCCCAGAAGTCGGGGGCAGCGGCGGTAATTGTCTGTGATAACGTCCCGGGATCTTCCGGCGAGACACAGCCCATGTTTGCTATGTCCGGTGACGGGAATGACGATGTCAACATTCCAGTCGTGTTTATGTACAGTGTAGAGTTTGGAAAACTATCGGCAATAATGAAGAGGAGAAAGAGCCCGCTCCGCGTTCGCGTCATGCAGATGGTGGAGTTCAAGCGCTGGCAGCTGGCCAAGGAGCAGCGAATGAATGAGACGGCAACGGCGACGGGGACGTCAAGCCAAAAGCCGGAGAAGGAGTTGTAG